The Nomascus leucogenys isolate Asia chromosome 23, Asia_NLE_v1, whole genome shotgun sequence genome includes a window with the following:
- the LOC115832896 gene encoding uncharacterized protein LOC115832896 translates to MAGGNSGPTGSEFQWESFSNQQGVRGRRGARYTADWPPATDALRPSPFLPPALHALHGLARALLFPAYWALDQLLGLAPPLLLPPPSAVLGAARALAPDCRTRALLRLPHSQSVPAPRRATALQQPTAQPATGRGHCRRAAGRRAARAPQGYGLQPAVAQGAAQGAGGLAARGSGLRVPAGGIRSARGSSLGESPGAQPGPVTVRVGTLGLQLGPHLKLLDSGLLLASGYPLLRATFRCFPHARGEDALASKGLLSAQVLAYPVRPAEGAEVRPRRRRKLGPSVVLRARLGSLDGRRIVGFSHCTHLQALAEDGPLRSKQLTLLLD, encoded by the exons ATGGCAGGAGGCAACAGTGGACCCACAGGGTCTGAGTTCCAGTGGGAATCTTTCAGCAACCAGCAAGGAGTCCGGGGACGGAGAGG AGCTAGGTATACCGCCGACTGGCCCCCGGCGACCGACGCCTTGCGGCCCTCGCCCTTCCTGCCCCCGGCGCTGCACGCCCTCCACGGCTTGGCCCGCGCGCTGCTCTTCCCGGCCTACTGGGCCCTGGACCAGCTGCTGG GTTTGGCGCCGCCCCTTCTGCTACCGCCCCCCTCCGCTGTGCTGGGCGCCGCCCGCGCTCTGGCGCCCGACTGCCGAACCCGGGCGCTGCTTCGTCTTCCTCACAGCCAATCTGTGCCTGCTCCCCGACGGGCTACCGCGCTTCAGCAACCTACCGCACAGCCAGCGACCGGCCGAGGCCATTGTCGCCGCGCTGCTGGCCGGCGCGCGGCCCGCGCTCCACAGGGCTACGGACTGCAGCCAGCCGTGGCCCAGGGCGCCGCGCAGGGCGCTGGTGGCCTCGCTGCCCGTGGGTCTGGACTTCGTGTGCCTGCAGGAGGTATTCGATCTGCGCGCGGCTCGTCGCTTGGTGAATCGCCTGGCGCCCAACCTGGGCCCGTTACTGTACGCGTGGGCACGCTCGGCCTACAGCTCGGGCCGCACCTCAAGCTGCTGGACAGCGGGCTGCTGCTGGCCTCAGGCTACCCGCTGCTGCGCGCCACCTTCCGTTGCTTCCCCCACGCACGTGGCGAGGACGCTCTGGCCTCCAAGGGACTATTGTCTGCACAGGTACTGGCCTACCCGGTGCGGCCCGCAGAGGGGGCAGAGGTTCGGCCGAGAAGGCGGAGGAAGCTGGGGCCGTCCGTTGTGTTGCGGGCGAGGCTGGGCAGCCTGGACGGGCGCCGCATCGTGGGATTCTCGCACTGCACGCATTTGCAAGCACTGGCTG AGGACGGGCCTTTGCGCAGCAAACAGCTGACGCTGCTGCTGGACTGA